The Comamonas piscis region AGGCGCCTGAACCACCACCCGGATTTTGAGCGCAACGAAGCGCTGCGCCATATCCACCGCATTGCCGAGATCCGCCTGAACGACAAGTTTGGCTACGAGCCGGTGCTCGGCAATGACGTCTGGGACTGGCAGGAGCGCCTGGCCCAGCACAGCGATGAAGGCTTTGCCGAAAAAGGCCAGCTCACTGTGACCTACCTGACCGATGCCCACCGCGCCTGCGCGCAACGCATCAGCCACTGGATGCGCGACAGCGGTTTTGACGAGGTCGAGATCGATGCGGTCGGCAACGTGGTGGGCCGCTACCGCCCCGCGCAAGAAGGCGGCCAGTACCTGCTCACCGGCAGCCATTACGACACCGTGCGCAACGGCGGCAAGTACGACGGGCGCCTGGGCATCTTTGTGCCGATGGCTTGCGTGCGTGAGCTGCACCGCGCCGGCAAGCGCCTGCCCTTTGGCATTGAAGTGGTGGCCTTTGCCGAGGAAGAAGGCCAGCGCTACAAGGCCACCTTCCTGGGCTCGGGCGCGCTGATCGGCCACTTCAACCCGCAGTGGCTGGACCAGGCCGATGCCGACGGCATCACGATGCGCGAGGCCATGCAGCACGCCGGCCTCTGCATTGATGACATCCCCAAGATCCAGCGCGATGCCTCGCAGTACCTCGGCTTTATCGAGGTACACATCGAGCAAGGCCCGGTGCTGACCGAGCTGGATATTCCGCTGGGCATCGTCACCTCCATCAACGGCAGCTCGCGCTATGTTTGCGAGATGATCGGCATGGCCAGCCATGCCGGCACCACGCCGATGGACCGCCGCCGCGATGCCGCCTGCGGCGTGGCCGAGCTGATGCTGTATGCCGAGCAGCGCGCCGCGCAAGATGGCGATTCGGTCGCCACCTTTGGCATGCTGGAGGTGCCCAGCGGCTCGATCAACGTCGTGCCCGGCCAGTGCAAGTTCAGCATTGACATGCGCGCCCCCACCGATCCGCAGCGCGATGCGCTGGTGCGCGATGTAATGGCGCAGCTCGACGCCATCGCGCAAAAGCGTGGCCTGCGCTACCGTGCCGAGCAAACCATGCAGGCCGCTGCCGCCCCCAGCGCGGCCGCCTGGCAGCTGCGATGGGAAAAGGCCGTGGCCGCCCAGGGCGTGCCACTGTTCCGCATGCCCAGCGGCGCCGGCCATGATGCGATGAAGCTGCACGAGATCATGCCCCAGGCCATGCTCTTTGTGCGCGGCATCAACAGCGGCATCAGCCACAACCCGCTGGAATCGTCCACCGCCGATGACATGCAGCTGGCGATAGACAGCTTCAGCCACGTCCTTCAACAACTAGAAAACGAATCCGTATGACCACGAACAACGCCACCTACGCCGCCCTGGACCAGTGGATTGACCAGCACTTTGACGAGCAGGTGCAGTTCTTCCAGAAGCTGGTGCAGGTGCCCACCGACACCCCGCCCGGCGACAACACCCCCCACGCCGAGCGCACCGCCGAGCTGCTGCAGGCCATGGGCTACGCCGCTGAAAAGCATGTGGTGCCCCAGGCCGATGTCGAAGCCTATGGCATGGCCTCGATCACCAACCTGATCGTGCGCCGCCCGTTTGGCGCAGCCGGCTCGGGCCGCACGATTGCGCTCAACGCCCATGGCGATGTGGTGCCACCGGGCGAGGGCTGGAGCCATGACCCCTATGGCGCCGGCATTGTCGACGGCAAG contains the following coding sequences:
- the uraD gene encoding 2-oxo-4-hydroxy-4-carboxy-5-ureidoimidazoline decarboxylase, whose product is MALTLEQLNQATPDAALAMLDGLYEHSPWIAQAALAQRPFASLAQLKHAMVRVLAQAPVDAQLALIRAHPELAGKAMVANTLTAESTLEQNRAGLTQCTPEEFARIQQLNADYNARFGFPFILAVRGPRGLGLPKQDIIDTFARRLNHHPDFERNEALRHIHRIAEIRLNDKFGYEPVLGNDVWDWQERLAQHSDEGFAEKGQLTVTYLTDAHRACAQRISHWMRDSGFDEVEIDAVGNVVGRYRPAQEGGQYLLTGSHYDTVRNGGKYDGRLGIFVPMACVRELHRAGKRLPFGIEVVAFAEEEGQRYKATFLGSGALIGHFNPQWLDQADADGITMREAMQHAGLCIDDIPKIQRDASQYLGFIEVHIEQGPVLTELDIPLGIVTSINGSSRYVCEMIGMASHAGTTPMDRRRDAACGVAELMLYAEQRAAQDGDSVATFGMLEVPSGSINVVPGQCKFSIDMRAPTDPQRDALVRDVMAQLDAIAQKRGLRYRAEQTMQAAAAPSAAAWQLRWEKAVAAQGVPLFRMPSGAGHDAMKLHEIMPQAMLFVRGINSGISHNPLESSTADDMQLAIDSFSHVLQQLENESV